Genomic window (Deltaproteobacteria bacterium):
CGCACATAACAGACAACATGATCCCTTTGCTGTTCCAGGTAAAAGGCGGCAGTCTGTTCCCATTTGCTGTCCAGGACCACGGCGTTCACGTGAGACCGTCCGGTTCCATGGACATTGCGCTTGGTAGTGAAATCCACGTCGCCACTGGTACCAACGGGTTTATATCGGTTGAGTATGGGAAGCAAAGGCAATTCCCCCTGACCTTCATCCGGTTCAATAGCGTCGAGAAGTCTTTCCTTAATGCGCTTGACGTACTTTTCAAGCCCCAGTTCGCAAGGGTTCTGGCCCTTGAAATCCACCTTTTCCTTTACAAACCGGTGAACGATCCTGAGCACCTGCGGGAAAAGGAGATGCCGGGCCTGGCCTCGTGCCCGGGCTGTGCCGCTCACTGCTGCTTGGGCGCCCTCGCCCACGAGGGTGGCTACGATACTGCGGGCGATCTCAAATTTGATCTCCTGGAAATGAAACTGTTTGTAGTATTCCTGTCGGTTATGTTCTACAAACTCTCCGAGCCCGCTGCCGTGGGTCGTCCCTTCGATATAGCCCGGTATGATGCGCAAGAACGTAGCGGTCGGCGTATTGTAGGGCTCCACCACTACTCGCTCGATCCGGCCGAAGTCCGCCCGGATGGACGGCCGTTTCAAGGCATAGACATAACCCTCCACATTGGGAAAACGAATTTCAAAACCGTCCCTTTCCTGCAGGGCATAGACGTGATTGATGGGTTTGTCCACCGGGGTCCGTGATGGCTTTCCCTTATAGGGGATCACGGAAAAGGGGATCCCATAAACATCAACATATTCTTCCGGTAGTAACTCCGTCTCCGGGTCAGGTGTGTAATTCCTCCGCCTTAAGCCCCGGCCGACGACCTGCTCGCAGAGCAATTGACTCTTGAAGGCCCGTACGCCCAGGATATGAGTTACGTTGTTGGCATCCCATCCTTCCGTCAGCATCGACACCGAGACCACGCAGTGCACATCCTGTCCCGGTTTGCCCGGCTTGCCCACGGTATTTACGATCTCCCGAAGGGCCTTGGCCGCCTCATCCCGAGTGGCCTCAGGGTCCTCGCTTTCTATCTTCTCCAAACGCTTACTGTCGATCCTGATAGTCGATAGCCACCCCTTCTCGTTCTGAAAAAGCTCAGGAAATGAAATCTGGCTGGAACCATAACTGGCCTGCATCTTAGCTCGCTTCCTTCGGCTTCCACCGTTACCGTTTTCTTCCTCCTCGCCGGAATCCTTTGGAATATCCTCGATTTCTCTCTGACCGGAGATATTCTCGAAAAAAACTTGAGCAATGTCTGTATTGTCACAGACTACGATCATAACCGGCGGGGCTTTTAGTGCCGTATCGCTGGCCTCGGCCACGGCCTCGAATGTTTTTTTATACTCTCCGGCCAATTGGACAAGGGCGTCCTGGGCTTTCTCCCAGACCACCTCGGGTTTCGGCCTCCGATTGGACAAACGTTGCCCGGCCGGAAGGTTATCGGTAATGTTCTTCCAGAGTTTGAAATATTTAGGATCAGGACGTCCGGTGGTGTCGCTGACCGGCAGACGGGGTATCTTAGTAATCCCGCTTTCGATGGCATCCACCAGGCCAAAATCGCTGGCGACCCAGGGAAAAGGCTCACCTTCGGGAAAACCGCTTCCCTGAAGATAAAACGGGGTGGCTGAGAGATCCACACAAAACCGTATTCCGCAAGCTTTATTGATCCGGTCAAGACCCTGAACCCAGATAGTGGCCTCTTCCCTTTCCTTCCGAACCTCAGCGTCGATGATTTTGACCTCATCCTCCGGTATGGGCGCCGGCCTGTAGGCATGGTGTCCCTCATCATTAAAAACCATAACCTGTCCCCGGTCATAGAGTTCGGCCAGACGAGTCCGGGCGAAGGCCTCGTCGGTTTCCGCCCCCTTTTTTACCACGGCAAAACTTCGGCCTCCTTCCACATGTTCCGACTCAGGGGCAAAAAAATGCCAGTTGGTAACCAGGACCTTACCTGTTCTCAATAGGTCCCTGTACTGAGGGGGGACAAGATCGAACTCCGTGTAATAATCATTTCCTTTCCGGTCGGTCCGTAATACCTGAAGTCTCTCTTTGATCGTCAGATTAGGGCAGCAGATAAGGGCCGTATTGGGGAACCGGTCGTCGCTTGGGACCCTGGCTCGATTACAGAAGGCCCAGGTAACCAGCATGGCCATGACCACGGTTTTGCCCGTGCCGGTGGCCATCTTACAGCCCAAACGGAAGAGCGGATCATAAACCGGATCAGCGGGCCGGTCATAGAACTGGTCAAAGTCGGCATCGGTAAAGGCCGGGGTCCAGCGCGGTTTTCCCCGGGAGCCGTCCTTTCTCACCCCCCTGATCTCGCTGAGGAAGATGATCGTTTCCACGGCCTCGATCTGGCAGAAAAAGAACCTTCTCGGTCTGTCCTTGCGCATCCAATGGCGGAGCAGGTCCTTGGTTACATTCGTTGCCCCTTCCCATTTGGCATTTCGCCACTTTTTCACGTCTGACCTGAGCTTGTTGACCAGTATCAGATCGCGCCGGCCCTCCTCAAGCCCGAGACTCAATTGACCCTGGCGTGAATCCGCTTCCGGAAGCTTATACCAGTAGGAGGCCGGCCGCCGGCCGGTCTGCTTGGCGGCCATACCGGTACTCCGGTCATATTCCCAATAGTGGGAAGGCTCGTAATAGGGCTTACAGATGACTGGGCTCTCAAC
Coding sequences:
- a CDS encoding DEAD/DEAH box helicase family protein, which translates into the protein MSDPVLVQPVESPVICKPYYEPSHYWEYDRSTGMAAKQTGRRPASYWYKLPEADSRQGQLSLGLEEGRRDLILVNKLRSDVKKWRNAKWEGATNVTKDLLRHWMRKDRPRRFFFCQIEAVETIIFLSEIRGVRKDGSRGKPRWTPAFTDADFDQFYDRPADPVYDPLFRLGCKMATGTGKTVVMAMLVTWAFCNRARVPSDDRFPNTALICCPNLTIKERLQVLRTDRKGNDYYTEFDLVPPQYRDLLRTGKVLVTNWHFFAPESEHVEGGRSFAVVKKGAETDEAFARTRLAELYDRGQVMVFNDEGHHAYRPAPIPEDEVKIIDAEVRKEREEATIWVQGLDRINKACGIRFCVDLSATPFYLQGSGFPEGEPFPWVASDFGLVDAIESGITKIPRLPVSDTTGRPDPKYFKLWKNITDNLPAGQRLSNRRPKPEVVWEKAQDALVQLAGEYKKTFEAVAEASDTALKAPPVMIVVCDNTDIAQVFFENISGQREIEDIPKDSGEEEENGNGGSRRKRAKMQASYGSSQISFPELFQNEKGWLSTIRIDSKRLEKIESEDPEATRDEAAKALREIVNTVGKPGKPGQDVHCVVSVSMLTEGWDANNVTHILGVRAFKSQLLCEQVVGRGLRRRNYTPDPETELLPEEYVDVYGIPFSVIPYKGKPSRTPVDKPINHVYALQERDGFEIRFPNVEGYVYALKRPSIRADFGRIERVVVEPYNTPTATFLRIIPGYIEGTTHGSGLGEFVEHNRQEYYKQFHFQEIKFEIARSIVATLVGEGAQAAVSGTARARGQARHLLFPQVLRIVHRFVKEKVDFKGQNPCELGLEKYVKRIKERLLDAIEPDEGQGELPLLPILNRYKPVGTSGDVDFTTKRNVHGTGRSHVNAVVLDSKWEQTAAFYLEQQRDHVVCYVRNDRPFMLIPYEYEGVQHHYEPDYIVKHKTGLTILLEVKGGEIDMDHAKYQAARRWVSAVNNWGRLGRWDFMVCRDPLKLPGMLGKIDRESLG